The following are encoded together in the Scytonema millei VB511283 genome:
- a CDS encoding glycosyltransferase: MQKIFQQRTVKFFIGGGIAAALNIWLISILIDRLGFHTPELRNLANAISMEVSLLFSFFIYRIWVWTGGDWRLEKVLWRQLPLYHVSASSSIIVRLTLFPILDWLSFSPQTNTLIGVLLGAILNYIISDRLVFQTRKKTELYYPEGLAPALASPSNSTKLPVSSVNIEPNLVLSIVIPAYNEEDCIAQTIQAISQVLEEKYIPYDILVVNDNSRDRTEAVLQQLRLQNPKVTYINNYYPNGFGFAVRCGLENFQGDAVAIVMADCSDAPEDIVAYYYKLCQGYECVFGSRFIKGGKVIDYPVHKLLVNRLANLFIQVLFGLNFNDTTNAFKAYRREVIKGVYPLLSHHFNLTVEIPLKAIARGYSYAVIPISWRNRTTGVSKLKLKEMGSRYLFIALCIFLEKKLSRGDYVRKNLQPAIRRSV, from the coding sequence ATGCAAAAAATATTTCAACAACGAACAGTTAAATTTTTCATTGGTGGGGGTATAGCAGCAGCACTGAATATTTGGCTCATTTCTATATTGATCGATCGCTTAGGGTTTCATACACCTGAATTGCGAAATCTCGCCAATGCAATATCAATGGAGGTCTCCTTATTATTTAGTTTTTTCATCTACCGTATTTGGGTATGGACTGGTGGTGATTGGAGGCTAGAAAAAGTTTTGTGGCGACAGTTACCGCTCTATCATGTATCTGCTAGTTCGAGCATAATTGTACGTTTAACTCTTTTCCCTATCCTCGATTGGTTAAGTTTTAGCCCTCAAACTAATACCCTCATAGGCGTACTATTGGGTGCTATTCTTAACTATATAATTAGCGATCGCTTAGTATTTCAAACTAGAAAAAAGACCGAACTTTATTATCCAGAAGGATTAGCACCAGCTTTAGCAAGTCCGTCAAATTCAACTAAACTACCTGTATCCTCTGTAAATATTGAACCTAACCTGGTTCTTTCAATAGTCATTCCAGCTTATAACGAAGAGGATTGTATTGCTCAAACAATTCAAGCGATTAGCCAAGTTTTAGAAGAGAAGTACATCCCTTACGACATTTTAGTAGTTAACGATAATAGCCGCGATCGCACAGAAGCAGTTTTACAACAGCTTCGCTTACAAAATCCCAAAGTAACCTACATTAATAACTATTATCCGAATGGTTTTGGTTTTGCGGTTCGCTGCGGTTTGGAAAATTTTCAAGGGGATGCTGTAGCGATTGTAATGGCAGATTGCTCTGACGCTCCAGAAGACATAGTTGCTTACTACTATAAGCTGTGTCAAGGCTACGAATGCGTGTTTGGTTCTCGCTTTATTAAAGGTGGAAAAGTCATTGATTATCCAGTTCATAAGTTGCTTGTGAATCGTTTAGCCAATTTGTTTATTCAAGTCTTATTTGGCTTAAACTTCAACGACACGACTAATGCTTTTAAGGCTTATCGTCGAGAAGTCATTAAGGGAGTTTATCCACTTTTATCTCATCACTTCAATCTTACAGTTGAAATTCCACTTAAAGCGATCGCGCGAGGCTACTCTTACGCAGTTATACCAATTTCCTGGCGCAATCGTACAACAGGAGTTTCCAAGTTAAAGCTAAAAGAGATGGGGAGCCGTTATTTATTTATTGCCCTCTGTATCTTTCTAGAAAAGAAACTTTCTAGAGGAGATTATGTTCGGAAGAACTTACAACCTGCAATTCGTAGATCGGTCTGA
- a CDS encoding class I SAM-dependent methyltransferase, with the protein MVVSHLNQENYLKKLYNNRFSYKEKKAKNALWKVLIENFLQAYVGRDSVVLDIGGGYCEFINHVQAKEKYLIDLNPDSQVFANSDVGVAHINLLDSKERDLFTKRVDRIFISNFFEHLNNKEELIEILLFCWDRLKPGGSLLILQPNFKYSFKEYYDFIDHELPLTHLSLKEILETVGFEINVLIPRFLPYSTKGKLTSPQLLRLYLKLRILWRFLGGQMFVKAVKPPKVNELPAIGR; encoded by the coding sequence ATGGTTGTTTCACATTTAAACCAGGAAAACTATCTAAAAAAACTTTACAATAATCGATTTAGTTATAAAGAGAAAAAAGCTAAAAATGCTCTGTGGAAAGTTCTAATAGAGAATTTTTTACAAGCATATGTTGGACGAGACTCAGTTGTATTAGATATTGGGGGGGGATATTGCGAGTTTATCAATCACGTTCAAGCAAAAGAGAAGTATTTAATTGACTTAAATCCTGACTCTCAAGTCTTTGCCAATTCTGATGTTGGGGTTGCCCATATCAATCTTCTAGATTCTAAAGAGCGAGATTTATTTACAAAGCGTGTCGATCGCATCTTTATTTCTAACTTTTTCGAGCATTTAAATAATAAAGAGGAGTTAATTGAGATTCTATTGTTTTGCTGGGATCGTCTGAAACCTGGCGGTTCGCTGTTAATTCTTCAACCCAACTTTAAGTACTCGTTTAAGGAATACTATGACTTTATCGATCATGAGTTACCACTAACCCATCTTTCTTTGAAAGAAATACTAGAGACTGTAGGCTTTGAAATTAATGTGTTAATTCCTAGATTCCTACCCTATTCAACAAAGGGTAAACTCACCTCACCTCAGCTTTTAAGACTCTACCTTAAATTGAGAATCCTGTGGAGGTTTTTAGGAGGGCAAATGTTTGTGAAAGCAGTTAAACCTCCCAAAGTTAATGAATTACCAGCAATCGGGAGATAG
- a CDS encoding NAD-dependent epimerase/dehydratase family protein: MTRQVLITGGAGFVGSTLALGLAQRYPDWQITALDNLKRRGSELNLPRLKQAGIQFIHGDVRNQEDLDPVALKPDLIVECSAEPSVLAGYASPGYVLQTNLVGTINCLELARQTQADFIFLSTSRIYPIKSLSSLQFKETETRFQLLEQQNLPGASSQGVAENFPLNGSRSLYGATKLASELLVAEYAEAYGLRTIINRCGVLTGPWQMGKVDQGVFALWMAFHYFKRSLKYIGYGGTGKQVRDFLHVSDLLNLIDLQIHQLSKLAGQTFNVGGGVNNTLSLCETTQLCQEICGHSIPITPLPASRMGDVPIFITDSSKVMYATGWQPQKDAKTTLTEIYEWLHKFEQQVSEIFL, from the coding sequence ATGACTCGACAAGTTTTGATTACAGGAGGAGCAGGTTTTGTAGGTAGTACTCTAGCGTTGGGGTTGGCTCAGCGCTATCCTGACTGGCAGATTACTGCTTTAGATAACCTCAAGCGGCGGGGTTCAGAGCTAAATTTACCTCGACTGAAGCAAGCAGGTATTCAGTTTATTCATGGAGATGTACGAAATCAAGAAGATCTCGATCCAGTGGCACTTAAACCCGATTTAATTGTAGAGTGTTCCGCAGAGCCATCAGTTTTAGCGGGATATGCGTCTCCAGGGTACGTACTACAAACAAATTTGGTGGGAACTATAAACTGTCTGGAATTGGCTCGACAAACTCAGGCAGATTTTATTTTTCTTTCTACTAGTAGAATCTATCCAATTAAGAGCCTTAGTAGTTTGCAGTTTAAAGAGACAGAAACACGGTTTCAACTCTTAGAGCAACAAAATTTACCAGGAGCATCGAGCCAAGGTGTTGCTGAGAATTTTCCTTTAAATGGGTCGCGATCGCTTTACGGTGCTACTAAGTTAGCATCAGAGCTGTTGGTGGCTGAATATGCCGAGGCTTATGGACTAAGAACTATAATTAACCGCTGTGGCGTGCTGACTGGACCCTGGCAAATGGGCAAAGTCGATCAAGGCGTATTTGCTCTGTGGATGGCATTTCACTACTTCAAGCGATCGTTGAAATACATTGGCTACGGTGGAACGGGCAAGCAGGTACGAGATTTTTTACATGTAAGCGATCTTCTAAACTTAATTGACCTGCAAATTCATCAATTATCAAAATTAGCCGGACAGACATTTAATGTAGGCGGCGGGGTAAACAATACACTTTCACTCTGCGAGACGACGCAGCTTTGCCAGGAAATCTGCGGGCATAGCATACCAATTACTCCCCTTCCAGCCTCTCGAATGGGTGATGTCCCAATTTTTATCACAGACTCTAGCAAGGTCATGTATGCCACTGGATGGCAACCTCAGAAAGATGCAAAAACAACTCTAACTGAAATTTATGAGTGGCTGCATAAATTCGAGCAACAAGTTAGCGAGATTTTTCTTTAA
- a CDS encoding glycosyltransferase family 39 protein, whose protein sequence is MNLNQRIPKLTVNLDRTEAINVFAIAVFWVFMIVLVNPLGDFPLIDDWAFGKSVKSIIEQGDFYFSSWNGMNLFSQILWGALFCLPFGFSFTALRFSTLTLGLIGILSTYGLFREVKLSPKIALCGTLIVAVNPLYFLLSNTFMTDVPFFAFAILSLLFLIRGLRKNSGIEIYIGVFIVCVALLIRQLAMAILLAFGCAYLFKNGFNSKNFFKGFFPASLGLLVQFIYQKWLTLHLANHNAYGTQVKNIFNILSEKGIEYILYKFTSQTIVSLVYLGLFIFPFLVILLPVKFKNFTCQQKNIGLFFVASISTIIVGRLIISNKLIPYPNNILSKFGFGPLFLRDTYYSFNEIIIPDALKIFWVFVTVVGGIGAAILIMYLFFSIWQIFSKNFISELSKKWLSVFILSTILIYFFPLGIGILFDRYLIFLIPLLIMLVALPFININDKKNNSTAIVIALSTILVFGAFTLGATHDYLSWNRIRWQALNNLMQEFQITPNHIDGGFEFNGWYLYDSKYKPKHNRSFWWVDKDDYVVSFAAFTGYEEVKRYPLKRWLPFGPDKIVVLHKTTNG, encoded by the coding sequence ATGAATCTAAATCAACGCATCCCAAAATTAACTGTTAATCTAGATAGAACTGAAGCAATTAATGTATTTGCGATCGCTGTTTTTTGGGTTTTTATGATTGTCTTGGTTAATCCTTTAGGCGATTTTCCTCTTATTGATGACTGGGCATTCGGAAAATCTGTAAAATCTATTATTGAACAAGGCGATTTTTATTTCTCAAGTTGGAATGGCATGAATCTATTCTCTCAAATTTTATGGGGAGCTTTGTTTTGCCTACCATTTGGTTTTTCTTTTACTGCTCTTAGATTCTCAACTTTAACCTTGGGTTTAATAGGTATTTTGTCTACTTATGGACTCTTTAGAGAAGTAAAGTTATCACCTAAAATTGCTCTTTGCGGCACTTTGATAGTTGCAGTTAATCCGTTATATTTTTTACTTTCTAATACATTTATGACCGATGTTCCTTTTTTTGCTTTTGCTATTTTGTCCTTGCTATTTTTAATACGTGGACTTAGGAAGAATTCAGGCATAGAAATTTATATTGGTGTCTTTATTGTCTGTGTAGCTTTACTAATCCGTCAATTAGCAATGGCAATACTTCTAGCTTTTGGCTGTGCGTATCTATTTAAAAATGGGTTTAATAGTAAAAATTTTTTTAAAGGTTTTTTTCCAGCAAGCTTAGGCTTGTTAGTACAGTTCATTTATCAAAAATGGCTGACTTTACACTTAGCAAATCACAATGCTTACGGCACCCAGGTCAAAAATATATTCAATATTTTATCAGAAAAAGGAATTGAATATATTCTTTACAAGTTTACTTCTCAAACTATCGTTTCTCTAGTTTATTTAGGTCTATTTATATTTCCATTTCTAGTTATTTTGTTGCCAGTTAAATTTAAAAACTTTACTTGTCAACAAAAAAACATTGGTTTATTTTTTGTTGCCTCTATTTCTACTATAATAGTAGGAAGATTAATAATATCTAATAAGTTAATACCATATCCAAATAATATCTTATCTAAGTTTGGGTTCGGACCTTTATTTCTACGTGATACCTACTATAGTTTCAATGAGATAATCATACCAGACGCTCTCAAAATATTTTGGGTATTTGTAACAGTAGTAGGAGGCATAGGAGCTGCTATCTTAATTATGTATTTATTTTTTAGTATTTGGCAAATTTTTTCTAAAAATTTTATCTCTGAATTGAGTAAAAAATGGTTGAGCGTTTTCATTTTATCTACAATTCTCATCTATTTTTTTCCTCTAGGTATAGGAATATTATTCGATCGCTATTTAATTTTTTTAATCCCTTTGTTAATAATGCTCGTTGCACTACCTTTCATAAACATTAATGATAAAAAAAATAACTCTACAGCTATTGTTATTGCCCTAAGTACTATTTTAGTTTTCGGAGCATTTACTCTTGGGGCAACACATGACTACTTATCTTGGAACCGAATTCGCTGGCAAGCTTTAAATAATTTAATGCAAGAATTTCAGATAACCCCTAACCATATAGATGGTGGCTTTGAATTTAATGGCTGGTATTTATATGATTCTAAGTATAAGCCTAAACATAATCGGAGCTTTTGGTGGGTTGATAAAGATGATTATGTAGTTTCCTTTGCAGCATTTACTGGTTATGAAGAAGTGAAACGATATCCTTTAAAAAGATGGCTTCCTTTTGGACCAGATAAAATTGTTGTTTTACATAAAACTACGAACGGCTGA